One part of the Truepera radiovictrix DSM 17093 genome encodes these proteins:
- a CDS encoding carbohydrate ABC transporter permease, whose protein sequence is MASTLTRDTRPDAALPETAPSAAVPDARTSAQRPPYRFRLWHLPLYFVLVVGALIAVLPFLWMVSTSLMSLGETIQRQLLPSTPRWENYLEAWSGANFGRYFLNTVVITGVTVTGVLVTSVLAAYAFARIDFWGRDVIFTVLLATMMVPDVVTLIPNFLTIRGDIFPLPGGTWINRLPALTVPFMAQAFMIFLLRQFFMKIPWDLWDAARLDGAGHLRFLLWVVVPMSTAPLLTVTLLSVMASWNSFLWPLVVTSDDSWRPIMVGLQRFNTEGGQQTHLVMAAALIAMLPILILYFLVQKRFTDAFASSGLKG, encoded by the coding sequence GTGGCTAGCACCTTGACGCGCGACACCCGCCCAGACGCCGCGCTACCGGAGACGGCGCCGAGCGCGGCGGTGCCGGACGCGAGGACCTCGGCGCAGCGCCCCCCCTACCGCTTCCGGCTCTGGCACCTGCCGCTCTACTTTGTCCTCGTCGTCGGCGCCCTCATCGCCGTGCTGCCCTTTTTGTGGATGGTCTCGACCTCGCTCATGAGCCTCGGCGAGACCATCCAGCGGCAGCTGCTGCCGAGCACCCCGCGCTGGGAGAACTACCTCGAGGCGTGGTCGGGGGCGAACTTCGGCCGCTACTTTCTCAACACCGTGGTGATCACCGGCGTCACCGTCACGGGCGTGCTCGTCACCTCGGTTTTGGCCGCCTACGCCTTTGCCCGCATCGACTTCTGGGGCCGCGACGTGATCTTTACCGTGCTGCTAGCGACCATGATGGTCCCCGACGTGGTGACTTTGATCCCCAACTTTTTAACCATCCGCGGCGACATCTTTCCGCTCCCCGGCGGCACCTGGATCAACCGCCTGCCCGCCCTGACGGTCCCCTTTATGGCGCAGGCGTTTATGATCTTTTTGCTGCGGCAGTTTTTCATGAAGATCCCCTGGGACCTCTGGGACGCGGCGCGCTTAGACGGCGCGGGGCACCTGCGCTTTCTGCTCTGGGTGGTCGTCCCTATGAGCACCGCGCCCTTACTCACCGTGACGCTGCTCTCAGTGATGGCCTCGTGGAACTCGTTTCTGTGGCCGCTCGTGGTCACCTCCGACGACAGCTGGCGCCCCATCATGGTCGGGTTGCAGCGCTTTAACACCGAAGGCGGGCAGCAGACGCACCTGGTGATGGCGGCCGCGCTGATCGCCATGCTGCCCATTCTGATCCTCTACTTTCTCGTGCAAAAGCGCTTTACCGACGCCTTCGCCTCGTCGGGCCTCAAAGGCTAG
- a CDS encoding dipeptidase — protein sequence MTLYIDGHLDLAYNALAAGRDLTRDLDALRRTHPDALVTLPELQRAGVRIAFATIFVLPQQAAPSDSSAATSALRGHTYSTPDEARTLGLAQLELYERLEEAGHLRILRTQSDLEAHLADARAQGAPLGIVLLLEGADPLRTPDELAAWAARGLRIVGPAWQRTRYAGGTHHPGPLSAMGRELIHALRELGLVLDTSHLAEESFWEALELGPGHVIASHSNARALVPTDRHLSDAMIRALGAQGGVIGLVIANPFLNAHTRRGAPKRETTLEHVRRHAEHVAGLIGWEHLAVGSDFDGGFGVEDVPVGLTRAADFATLGGAVPEAAREGFLGGNWLRLLRRVLPG from the coding sequence ATGACCCTTTACATCGACGGACATCTCGACCTCGCCTACAATGCCCTCGCCGCTGGGCGCGACCTCACCCGCGACCTAGACGCCTTGCGGCGGACGCACCCGGACGCGTTGGTGACGCTCCCCGAGCTGCAGCGCGCGGGGGTGCGGATCGCGTTCGCGACGATCTTCGTGCTCCCGCAGCAGGCGGCGCCGTCGGACAGTAGCGCGGCGACGAGCGCTCTACGCGGCCACACCTACAGCACGCCCGACGAAGCGCGCACCTTGGGGCTCGCGCAGCTCGAGCTGTACGAGCGCCTCGAGGAGGCCGGGCACCTCCGCATCCTGCGCACCCAAAGCGACCTTGAAGCGCACCTCGCCGATGCGCGGGCGCAAGGGGCCCCGCTCGGGATCGTCCTCCTCTTGGAGGGCGCCGACCCCTTGCGCACCCCCGACGAGCTAGCGGCGTGGGCCGCGCGCGGGCTGCGGATCGTCGGCCCCGCATGGCAGCGGACCCGTTACGCCGGCGGCACCCACCACCCCGGCCCACTCAGCGCGATGGGGCGCGAACTCATCCACGCGCTCCGGGAGCTCGGTTTGGTGCTCGACACCAGCCACCTCGCCGAGGAGAGCTTTTGGGAGGCGCTCGAGCTCGGCCCGGGGCACGTCATCGCGAGCCACTCGAACGCGCGCGCGCTGGTCCCCACCGACCGCCACCTCTCCGACGCCATGATCCGCGCGCTCGGCGCGCAAGGCGGCGTCATCGGCCTCGTCATCGCCAACCCCTTTTTAAACGCCCACACGCGCCGAGGAGCACCCAAGCGGGAGACGACGCTCGAGCACGTCCGCCGCCACGCGGAGCACGTCGCGGGGCTTATCGGTTGGGAGCACCTCGCTGTGGGCAGCGATTTCGACGGCGGCTTCGGCGTCGAGGACGTCCCGGTGGGCCTCACGCGGGCGGCCGACTTCGCCACGTTGGGTGGCGCGGTGCCGGAGGCGGCGCGGGAGGGTTTTCTGGGCGGGAACTGGCTGCGGCTGCTGCGGCGGGTGTTGCCGGGGTAG
- a CDS encoding tRNA dihydrouridine synthase: MNGVSALAPSPPSPPPLARDFYTRKLAEGGAVLAPMAGFSDAPFRRLCRRFGSAWAVTEMVSAKALTVGDERGLEISAPYEGERDLVIQVFGGEPEVVAAGGRLLYERFSPAALDLNMGCPVKKVTGRSCGAKLMNDPGRAAAIIGQLARAVPVPVSAKLRLGYDRVNALEVALALQEAGAALITIHGRTAAQKYTGEADWEAVAEIAARLAIPVVGSGDVTTQEQFRRYRAWGLGVMVGRGALGRPWVFRELRGEPAPPLPEIKDLILEHARSMRAWYGTDHAVIKMRGHLARYAQAFPEPEALRKALMQVSTLGALERVLACALPGA, encoded by the coding sequence ATGAACGGTGTGAGCGCCCTCGCCCCCTCGCCCCCGAGCCCTCCCCCGCTAGCTCGTGACTTCTACACCCGCAAACTCGCCGAGGGGGGCGCCGTGCTGGCGCCGATGGCGGGGTTTAGCGACGCCCCCTTTCGGCGGCTCTGCCGCCGCTTCGGCAGCGCTTGGGCGGTGACCGAGATGGTGAGCGCCAAGGCGCTGACCGTGGGCGACGAACGCGGGCTCGAGATCAGCGCCCCTTACGAGGGCGAGCGCGACCTCGTCATCCAGGTCTTTGGCGGCGAACCCGAGGTCGTCGCGGCGGGGGGGCGGCTCCTCTACGAACGCTTTTCCCCCGCCGCCCTCGACCTCAACATGGGCTGCCCCGTCAAAAAGGTGACGGGCCGCAGCTGCGGCGCCAAACTGATGAACGACCCCGGGCGCGCCGCCGCGATCATCGGGCAGCTCGCGCGCGCCGTGCCGGTGCCCGTGAGCGCCAAGCTGCGCCTGGGTTACGACCGCGTCAACGCCCTCGAGGTCGCTCTGGCGCTGCAGGAGGCGGGGGCGGCCCTCATCACCATCCACGGCCGCACCGCCGCCCAAAAGTACACGGGCGAGGCCGACTGGGAGGCGGTCGCCGAGATCGCCGCGCGGCTCGCCATCCCCGTCGTCGGGTCGGGCGACGTGACGACGCAGGAGCAGTTCCGGCGCTACCGCGCCTGGGGGCTCGGCGTGATGGTCGGCCGCGGCGCGCTCGGGCGCCCCTGGGTGTTTCGCGAGCTGCGGGGGGAGCCCGCACCCCCACTCCCCGAGATCAAAGACCTGATCCTCGAGCACGCCCGCAGCATGCGCGCCTGGTACGGGACCGACCACGCCGTCATCAAGATGCGCGGCCACCTCGCGCGCTACGCCCAGGCGTTTCCCGAACCCGAGGCCTTGCGCAAAGCGCTCATGCAGGTGAGCACCCTGGGGGCGCTCGAGCGGGTTTTGGCGTGCGCCCTACCGGGGGCGTAA
- a CDS encoding GNAT family N-acetyltransferase: protein MHSPTPAAAPLHTRPAALQDAGIIYELYCGAPSYFELISIPPPTPLEVERELEAAVLDPKRCTELVVHEGEVVGYLDYKLDYPEEGDATVNLLLIPENLQSRGYGRRTITLLEERLRGRVKRVLASIYGQNSRAKRFWDSLGYRFAIDARPVLEWYAKEL, encoded by the coding sequence TTGCACTCACCGACACCAGCTGCAGCACCGCTGCACACGCGCCCGGCGGCGCTGCAAGACGCGGGAATTATCTACGAGCTGTACTGCGGTGCGCCGAGCTATTTCGAGCTGATTTCGATTCCGCCCCCGACGCCGCTTGAGGTCGAACGCGAGCTCGAGGCGGCCGTGCTCGACCCCAAACGCTGCACCGAACTCGTCGTACACGAGGGCGAGGTCGTCGGCTATCTCGACTACAAGCTCGACTACCCGGAAGAGGGGGACGCGACGGTCAACCTGCTCCTCATCCCAGAAAACTTGCAGAGCCGCGGTTACGGGCGGCGCACCATCACCCTTTTGGAGGAGCGGCTTAGAGGGCGGGTCAAACGGGTGCTCGCCAGCATCTACGGGCAAAACAGCCGCGCCAAGCGCTTTTGGGACTCGCTCGGCTACCGTTTCGCCATCGACGCGCGGCCGGTGCTCGAGTGGTACGCCAAAGAGCTGTAG
- a CDS encoding ABC transporter substrate-binding protein: MKKPSLALSAGALAATALLPLASAQPFQWPENYAPTAVQGGTIQETLFGDFLTFNTVLSSSAQETAVLGLTAAPSLVYRDWLGTRSFRDEEGNFNLFFAADIEEVRTEQEFIITLREGWTWSDGEEITAEDFMAARTIIGDPDVQSNTYSFTVQGETQEPVIYEQLGEYQFRVTFPEPQVNAIGRIDGISAVPAHIFMPVYEAEGAEGIRALWSIDTPVTELVSGGPYMITEFAPGERITLTRNDAYAQNVLAADGTPLPGPDSWTVTFVEDRNAQLALVTTDQTSFYWPTTLDEVRAVQQAVQNGTIGGQLFANIGPDSLVDFMTFNFNKRDECKRNLFRATEFRQAVAIMIDREALIQAALGGLGFPAKDYQSEAAAPFDAPNLEPFEFDPERGVELLAAIGFTEEGPDGVLRNPETGCRAEFDLQFNSGNNRRAQIAQVISQTLEPYGVRVNPREVASEIWSDSIVGTDYDPEVGRTVDYDAQIWGLAGGDVDNPSSVNVLGLGENLNSWNKDRGDAELWEISMDRLSRRMDRTLDLEERVAIYNQRAEIMREHLPIIPLISPAFHFYHDLGNVWPEEVLDANSIESPYTPGNFRTLVTEPQ; encoded by the coding sequence ATGAAGAAACCCTCGTTGGCCCTCTCGGCGGGTGCGCTCGCGGCGACGGCGCTTTTGCCGCTCGCGTCGGCGCAGCCCTTTCAGTGGCCGGAGAACTACGCGCCGACGGCGGTGCAGGGCGGCACGATCCAGGAGACGCTCTTCGGCGACTTCCTGACCTTTAACACCGTGCTCTCCTCGAGCGCCCAGGAGACCGCCGTGCTCGGCCTCACCGCCGCCCCTAGCCTGGTCTACCGCGACTGGCTCGGGACGCGCTCGTTCCGCGATGAGGAGGGCAACTTCAACCTCTTCTTCGCCGCCGACATCGAAGAGGTGCGCACCGAACAGGAGTTCATCATCACCTTGCGCGAGGGCTGGACCTGGTCGGACGGCGAGGAGATCACCGCCGAAGACTTTATGGCCGCGCGCACCATCATCGGCGACCCCGACGTGCAATCCAACACCTACTCGTTTACCGTGCAGGGCGAAACGCAAGAGCCCGTGATCTACGAGCAGCTCGGCGAGTACCAGTTCCGCGTCACCTTCCCCGAACCGCAGGTGAACGCCATCGGCCGTATCGACGGCATCAGCGCCGTTCCCGCGCACATCTTTATGCCCGTCTACGAAGCGGAAGGGGCCGAGGGCATCCGCGCGCTCTGGAGCATCGACACCCCGGTGACCGAGCTCGTCTCGGGTGGCCCGTACATGATCACCGAGTTCGCCCCCGGCGAGCGCATCACGCTCACCCGCAACGACGCCTACGCCCAGAACGTGCTCGCTGCCGACGGCACGCCGCTCCCCGGCCCAGACAGCTGGACGGTGACCTTCGTCGAGGACCGCAACGCGCAGCTCGCGCTCGTGACCACCGACCAGACCAGCTTCTACTGGCCGACCACCCTAGACGAGGTGCGCGCGGTGCAGCAGGCGGTGCAAAACGGCACCATCGGCGGGCAGCTTTTCGCCAACATCGGCCCCGACTCGCTGGTCGACTTTATGACCTTTAACTTCAACAAGCGCGACGAGTGCAAACGCAACCTCTTCCGCGCGACCGAGTTCCGCCAAGCGGTCGCCATCATGATCGACCGCGAAGCGCTCATCCAGGCGGCTTTGGGCGGCCTCGGCTTCCCCGCCAAGGACTACCAGAGCGAAGCGGCGGCGCCCTTCGACGCGCCCAACCTCGAGCCCTTCGAGTTCGACCCCGAACGGGGCGTCGAGCTGCTCGCCGCAATCGGCTTTACCGAAGAGGGGCCCGACGGCGTGCTGCGCAACCCCGAAACCGGCTGCCGCGCCGAGTTCGACCTGCAGTTCAACTCCGGTAACAACCGCCGCGCGCAGATCGCGCAGGTGATCTCGCAGACGCTCGAGCCCTACGGCGTGCGCGTCAACCCGCGCGAGGTCGCCTCGGAGATCTGGAGCGACTCGATCGTCGGCACCGACTACGACCCCGAAGTGGGCCGCACGGTCGACTACGACGCGCAGATCTGGGGCCTCGCCGGCGGCGACGTCGACAACCCCTCGTCGGTCAACGTCTTAGGCCTCGGTGAAAACCTCAACTCGTGGAACAAAGACCGCGGCGACGCCGAGCTCTGGGAGATCTCCATGGATAGGCTCTCGCGCCGCATGGACCGCACCTTGGACCTCGAGGAGCGCGTCGCGATCTACAACCAGCGCGCCGAGATCATGCGCGAGCACCTGCCCATCATCCCGCTCATCTCGCCCGCGTTCCACTTCTACCACGACCTCGGTAACGTCTGGCCGGAAGAGGTGTTAGACGCCAACTCGATCGAATCGCCCTACACCCCGGGCAACTTCCGCACCCTCGTCACCGAGCCGCAGTAA
- a CDS encoding carbohydrate ABC transporter permease, whose translation MSRTLSPPAAGRVRFNRSRLREGLSGYAFILPAVLIIAVFGLFPILYAVYMSGHAWRVRRGAVVWLGNFEQLIGSWPGFGLLVLGLALFALALWLPGRLRARPLPQRLLALALFGLALFGVGAGWGLMREAGDGRFLRSVEVTLYYALGTIPAQIVLGLLIAYVLFQNLKGQAWFRMIFFLPYIVPVVVAATVFSRIFSARETSFANTLATALGLPAQRWLQEPTPVLELLTGLSVEGFWAGPSLALVVAIVFGIWNYTGFCIILYLAGLGNIPKELYEAAEIDGADRWAAFRSITVPLLSNVTFYLSVISFIGVLQVFNTIYVLRTPQALGSMDVVGIVIFDTFYLRNQYGLAAAQALLLFGLILYVTLIQYRILGRRVYRG comes from the coding sequence GTGAGCCGCACGCTTTCGCCGCCCGCCGCAGGGCGCGTCCGCTTCAACCGGAGCCGCCTGCGCGAGGGGCTCTCCGGCTACGCCTTTATCCTCCCCGCCGTGCTGATCATCGCCGTCTTCGGCCTTTTCCCCATCCTCTACGCCGTCTACATGAGCGGCCACGCGTGGCGCGTGCGCCGCGGCGCGGTGGTCTGGCTCGGCAACTTCGAGCAGCTCATCGGCAGCTGGCCGGGCTTCGGCCTCCTGGTGCTCGGCTTGGCGCTCTTCGCCCTCGCGCTGTGGCTGCCCGGGCGGCTGCGCGCGCGGCCGCTCCCGCAGCGGCTTCTCGCCCTCGCCCTCTTCGGCCTCGCGCTCTTTGGCGTCGGCGCCGGCTGGGGGCTGATGCGCGAGGCGGGCGACGGCCGTTTTCTGCGCTCGGTCGAGGTCACGCTCTACTACGCGCTCGGCACCATCCCCGCGCAGATCGTTTTGGGGCTCCTTATCGCCTACGTCTTGTTCCAGAACCTCAAGGGCCAGGCGTGGTTCCGGATGATCTTCTTTCTGCCCTACATCGTCCCCGTGGTGGTCGCCGCGACGGTCTTTTCACGCATCTTTAGCGCCCGCGAGACGAGCTTTGCCAACACCCTCGCGACCGCCCTGGGCCTCCCCGCACAGCGCTGGCTGCAGGAGCCGACCCCCGTGCTTGAACTCCTCACGGGGCTCTCGGTCGAGGGGTTTTGGGCGGGGCCCAGCTTGGCGCTCGTCGTCGCCATCGTCTTCGGCATCTGGAACTACACGGGTTTTTGCATCATCTTGTACCTCGCAGGCCTCGGCAACATCCCCAAAGAGCTCTACGAAGCGGCCGAGATCGACGGCGCGGACCGCTGGGCGGCGTTTCGCAGCATCACCGTACCGCTACTCTCCAACGTCACCTTCTACCTCTCGGTGATCTCGTTTATCGGCGTGCTGCAGGTGTTTAACACCATCTACGTGCTGCGCACGCCCCAAGCGCTCGGGTCGATGGACGTCGTCGGCATCGTCATCTTCGACACCTTCTATCTGCGCAACCAGTACGGCCTCGCGGCGGCGCAGGCGCTGCTGCTCTTCGGGCTCATCCTCTACGTCACCCTCATCCAGTACCGCATCCTCGGCAGGAGGGTCTACCGTGGCTAG
- the secG gene encoding preprotein translocase subunit SecG, with protein MYILFWVVFVLFVVLSLALTAVILLQEPRQGGLGEGLGGGAQDFAGTRGGTAGGLQRLTIYMGVVWGLLALALAVLPRA; from the coding sequence GTGTACATCCTTTTCTGGGTGGTGTTCGTTCTATTTGTCGTTCTCTCCCTCGCGCTGACGGCGGTGATCCTGCTGCAGGAGCCGCGACAGGGTGGTCTCGGTGAAGGGTTGGGCGGCGGCGCGCAAGACTTCGCTGGTACGCGGGGGGGTACGGCCGGCGGCCTTCAGCGCCTCACCATCTACATGGGCGTCGTCTGGGGGCTTCTCGCGCTCGCGCTCGCCGTGCTGCCGCGGGCGTAA
- a CDS encoding ABC transporter substrate-binding protein: MHRLAALTLLAALPLAAAQEDPWAEVDPSGQTVTFWHQHSGEREEALNDLIADFNETNAYGITVEPLYQGSYGDIFNQMLVRLGTPDVPDLVVAYQNQAATYALADGLIDMNSLVESPTWGFSEEEVADFFPGFWEQDVFPTFGGARFGLPPNRSLEVMYYNADWLAELGYDGPPETPEAFREIACAAAETPFSGATGSGSLGYQLSLDASRFASFTFAFGGDIYDDESNRYTYDDPAAVEAMTFLQELIQDGCASTVTERFGDQTDFGAGTLMFTVGSSSGLPFYASAVSEGAGHDWSVAAIPHVTPEPVMNLYGASVSMPDTGSLERQLATWVFLKYYTSPDVQAEWALRSNYFPARISAAESELIQQEFENNPTYETAFNLLQYATAEPPTPGYDFVRDLVATAMAEIAAGADVESTLTALNEEANAILDEQLAEMAAAQ, translated from the coding sequence ATGCACAGACTCGCCGCGCTCACGCTGCTCGCCGCTCTCCCCCTAGCGGCCGCCCAAGAGGACCCCTGGGCGGAGGTCGACCCCTCGGGGCAGACGGTCACGTTCTGGCACCAACACTCGGGCGAGCGGGAAGAGGCCCTTAACGACCTGATCGCCGACTTTAACGAGACTAACGCGTACGGGATCACCGTCGAACCGCTCTATCAGGGCTCCTACGGCGACATCTTTAACCAGATGCTCGTGCGCCTAGGCACCCCGGACGTCCCCGACCTGGTCGTGGCCTACCAGAACCAGGCGGCCACCTACGCCCTCGCCGACGGGCTTATCGACATGAATTCGCTCGTCGAGAGCCCCACGTGGGGCTTTTCGGAGGAGGAAGTGGCCGACTTCTTCCCCGGCTTTTGGGAGCAGGACGTCTTCCCGACCTTCGGCGGCGCCCGCTTCGGCCTGCCCCCCAACCGCTCGCTAGAGGTCATGTACTACAACGCCGACTGGCTCGCCGAACTCGGCTACGACGGACCGCCCGAGACCCCCGAGGCGTTTCGCGAGATCGCCTGCGCCGCTGCTGAAACCCCCTTTAGCGGCGCCACGGGCTCCGGCAGCTTGGGCTACCAGCTCTCGCTCGACGCGAGCCGCTTCGCCTCGTTTACCTTCGCCTTCGGCGGCGACATCTACGACGACGAGAGCAACCGCTACACCTACGACGACCCCGCCGCGGTCGAAGCGATGACCTTTTTGCAGGAGCTTATCCAAGACGGCTGCGCGAGCACCGTGACCGAGCGCTTCGGCGATCAGACCGACTTCGGGGCGGGCACCTTGATGTTCACGGTCGGCTCCTCGTCGGGGCTGCCCTTTTATGCGAGCGCGGTCTCCGAGGGTGCCGGGCACGACTGGAGCGTCGCCGCCATCCCCCACGTCACGCCCGAGCCCGTGATGAACCTCTACGGCGCCTCGGTCAGCATGCCCGACACCGGCAGCCTCGAGCGCCAGCTCGCGACCTGGGTGTTCCTCAAGTACTACACTTCGCCCGACGTGCAAGCCGAGTGGGCGCTGCGCTCGAACTACTTCCCGGCCCGCATCAGCGCCGCCGAGAGCGAGCTCATCCAGCAGGAGTTCGAGAACAACCCCACCTACGAAACCGCCTTTAACCTGCTGCAGTACGCCACCGCCGAGCCGCCCACCCCCGGCTACGACTTCGTGCGCGACCTCGTCGCCACGGCGATGGCCGAGATCGCCGCCGGCGCCGACGTCGAGAGCACCCTCACGGCGCTCAACGAAGAGGCCAACGCCATCTTAGACGAGCAGCTCGCGGAGATGGCCGCAGCGCAGTAA
- a CDS encoding ABC transporter permease, translating to MADVTPPVTQAPDTMSAPPGRKPRGESLTSIAWKQFRKHPLARVSLVVLSVLYLLAAFADFLAPYPERFINTGATFQPPNRIRFWDENGFTRPFIYGMTRELDLETLENVWVEDPSRRYELRFFVRSDNVRERYVPFPVNLIPVQLRQAWGIRPWASLRLFGLDDPNARIYIWGSDDLGADVFSKVLYGARISLTVGILAAAVAIAIGVVMGGIAGFFGGWVDELIMRFIEALAAIPDLFLLLALSAIFYPLNLPSSTVFMLVIVVLSLIGWGGVARTVRGQVLSLRERDFAYAARSLGASNTRIILRHMLPHTLTYVIVYMSLVIPAFIITESVLSFFGLGIQPPSTSWGLMLSTAQNFAGVAGLADRWWIFLPGLFIFIAVMMWNLLGDALRDAFDPRSRR from the coding sequence ATGGCCGACGTTACCCCCCCCGTCACCCAAGCGCCCGACACCATGAGCGCGCCGCCGGGCCGCAAGCCCCGCGGGGAGTCGCTCACCTCGATCGCTTGGAAGCAGTTCCGCAAGCACCCGCTCGCGCGCGTGTCGCTCGTGGTGCTCAGCGTCCTCTACCTGCTCGCCGCGTTTGCCGACTTTCTCGCCCCCTACCCCGAACGCTTCATCAACACCGGCGCCACCTTTCAACCCCCCAACCGCATCCGTTTCTGGGATGAAAACGGCTTTACCCGCCCCTTTATCTACGGCATGACGCGCGAGCTCGACCTAGAGACGCTCGAAAACGTCTGGGTCGAAGACCCCTCGAGGCGCTACGAGCTGCGCTTTTTCGTCCGCAGCGACAACGTCCGCGAACGCTACGTCCCCTTCCCCGTCAACCTGATCCCGGTCCAGCTCCGCCAAGCGTGGGGTATCCGCCCCTGGGCGTCGCTGCGCCTTTTCGGCCTCGATGACCCAAACGCCCGCATCTACATCTGGGGCTCAGACGACCTCGGCGCCGACGTTTTCAGCAAGGTTCTCTACGGCGCCCGCATCAGCTTGACCGTCGGCATCCTCGCGGCAGCGGTGGCGATCGCCATCGGCGTCGTCATGGGTGGCATCGCGGGGTTTTTCGGGGGTTGGGTCGACGAACTCATCATGCGCTTTATCGAGGCGCTCGCCGCGATTCCCGACCTCTTTTTGCTGCTCGCCCTGTCGGCCATCTTCTACCCCTTAAACCTCCCCTCCTCGACGGTCTTCATGCTGGTGATCGTGGTGCTGTCGCTGATCGGTTGGGGCGGGGTGGCGCGGACGGTGCGCGGTCAGGTGCTGTCGCTGCGCGAACGCGACTTCGCCTACGCGGCACGCTCACTAGGCGCCAGCAACACCCGCATCATCTTGCGGCACATGCTGCCTCACACGCTCACCTACGTGATCGTCTACATGAGCCTTGTGATCCCGGCCTTTATCATCACCGAGTCCGTGCTGAGCTTTTTCGGCCTCGGCATCCAGCCGCCCTCGACCTCATGGGGGCTCATGCTCTCGACCGCGCAGAACTTCGCGGGGGTCGCGGGGCTCGCCGACAGGTGGTGGATCTTCTTGCCGGGGCTTTTCATCTTTATCGCCGTGATGATGTGGAACCTCTTGGGGGACGCGCTGCGCGACGCCTTCGATCCGCGGAGCCGCCGATAA
- a CDS encoding ABC transporter permease, translated as MIAYLFRRLLNLIPTFFIATFLAWIVIELAPGDFASQFAFDQLDPGRAERIRQSLGLDQPWYVRYFYWLRNVVTGFDFGTSMTTRGDVTNLIWPRMVNSLTLLLPATILTYLIAIPIGVYSAVRKYSLGDRALTIFSLIGLAIPNFFLALLVVAFAVQFFQANGYLLIPVGGMTSQNHAQLSAWGQFADRLWHLIAPMLVIALSGLASISRFMRGEMLEVLGQDYIRTARAKGLSERVVNYKHGLRNAVIVIVATIGGVLPSLISGAGSVEYVLRWPGITPLFLRSIYAQDIYVIMALLTILTLLLMIGNLISDIALALIDPRIRY; from the coding sequence GTGATCGCCTATCTTTTTCGCCGTCTGCTCAACCTTATTCCGACCTTTTTTATCGCCACCTTTCTCGCCTGGATCGTGATCGAACTCGCGCCGGGCGACTTTGCGAGCCAGTTTGCCTTCGACCAGCTCGACCCGGGGCGGGCCGAGCGCATCCGGCAGTCGCTCGGGCTCGACCAACCCTGGTACGTGCGCTACTTCTACTGGCTGCGCAACGTCGTGACGGGGTTTGACTTCGGCACCTCAATGACCACGCGCGGCGACGTCACCAACCTCATCTGGCCGCGGATGGTGAACTCCCTGACGCTGCTGCTGCCCGCGACGATCTTGACCTATCTCATCGCTATTCCCATCGGCGTCTACTCGGCCGTGCGCAAGTACTCGCTCGGCGACCGGGCGCTCACCATCTTTAGCCTCATCGGCCTCGCTATTCCCAACTTTTTCCTCGCGCTCCTCGTGGTCGCGTTCGCCGTGCAGTTTTTTCAAGCCAACGGCTACCTCCTTATCCCAGTCGGCGGGATGACCAGTCAGAACCACGCTCAGCTCAGCGCTTGGGGGCAGTTTGCCGACCGGCTCTGGCACCTCATCGCCCCGATGCTGGTCATCGCCCTTTCGGGGCTCGCCTCGATCTCACGGTTTATGCGCGGGGAGATGCTCGAGGTCTTGGGCCAGGACTACATCCGCACCGCGCGCGCCAAGGGGCTCTCCGAACGGGTAGTGAACTACAAGCACGGGCTGCGCAACGCCGTGATCGTCATCGTCGCGACCATCGGCGGCGTGCTCCCCAGCCTGATTAGCGGCGCCGGTTCGGTCGAGTACGTGCTCCGCTGGCCCGGCATCACCCCGCTCTTTTTGCGCTCCATTTACGCGCAGGATATCTACGTCATCATGGCGCTCCTGACCATCCTGACGCTGCTGCTGATGATCGGCAACCTGATTTCGGACATCGCCCTGGCGCTGATTGACCCGAGGATCCGTTACTAA